In a single window of the Ancylobacter polymorphus genome:
- a CDS encoding FdhF/YdeP family oxidoreductase, translating into MGIAKSIRPYHEPAGGWGALKAMGTALVEQHVAVSGMATLARMNQPGGFDCPGCGWADPKNPSPFEYCENGGKAVAWEATTKRCTPDFFARFTVSELEAFTDFELEMQGRLTHPLRYEALTDRYVPVSWEEAFATVGRHLNALPNPDMAEFYTSGRASNEAAFLYQLFARAVGTNNFPDCSNMCHEATSVGLPQSIGVGKGTVLLEDFDKADAILIFGQNPGTNSPRMMTELRNASRRGATILSFNPFRERALERFQAPQNPVEMATLTSTPISSHIFQVKVGGDVAVLKGMMKHLLAADRAAQAAGAAPVLDWDFIHGHSTGIEALIADLDATSWEVITAKSGLSRADIESAGAAYAKAERAILVYGMGITQHRHGTQNVQQIANLALLRGHVGREGSGICPVRGHSNVQGDRTVGITEVPSTDFLDRLQARYGFAPPRAHGHNVVMALEAMLRGEVRVFIGLGGNFAAAIPDLARTQEALRRLDLTVHIATKLNRSHLVHGREALILPCLGRTEQDMQATGPQAVTVEDSMSMVHASTGHNPPASPYLKSEPAIIAGMARATLGSRVAIDWEGLVGDYARIRTEIEAIFPIFQGYNTRIEAPGGFHLTSLARERIWATPSGKAQFLVCEGLCEDPAVTHPDALWLSTMRSHDQYNTTLYSLSDRYRGVYGQRDVLFLNRDEIARRGLKDGDRVDIATLSADGVERALRGFRLIAYDFPAGSCAAYYPETNPLVPLYAHDPQSFTPSSKGVPVRIARSTLQPGAQ; encoded by the coding sequence ATGGGCATCGCGAAGAGTATTCGTCCCTATCATGAACCCGCCGGGGGCTGGGGCGCCCTCAAGGCGATGGGCACCGCGCTGGTCGAGCAGCATGTCGCGGTCTCCGGCATGGCGACGCTCGCGCGCATGAACCAGCCCGGCGGCTTCGACTGCCCCGGCTGCGGCTGGGCCGACCCGAAAAACCCCTCGCCTTTCGAATATTGCGAGAATGGCGGCAAGGCGGTGGCCTGGGAGGCGACCACCAAGCGCTGCACGCCGGATTTCTTCGCCCGCTTCACCGTGAGCGAACTGGAAGCCTTCACCGATTTCGAGCTGGAAATGCAGGGCCGGCTCACCCATCCCCTGCGCTATGAGGCGCTGACCGACCGCTATGTGCCGGTGAGCTGGGAGGAAGCCTTCGCCACTGTGGGGCGCCATCTCAACGCATTGCCTAACCCGGACATGGCCGAGTTCTATACCTCCGGCCGCGCCTCCAATGAAGCCGCGTTTCTCTACCAGCTGTTCGCCCGCGCCGTCGGCACCAACAATTTTCCCGACTGCTCCAACATGTGCCACGAGGCCACCAGCGTTGGCCTGCCGCAATCGATCGGCGTCGGCAAGGGCACGGTGCTGCTGGAGGATTTCGACAAGGCCGACGCCATACTGATCTTCGGCCAGAACCCTGGCACCAATTCCCCCCGCATGATGACGGAGCTGCGCAACGCGTCGCGGCGCGGGGCGACCATCCTCTCCTTCAATCCGTTCCGCGAGCGGGCGCTGGAGCGCTTCCAGGCGCCGCAGAACCCGGTGGAAATGGCGACGCTGACCTCGACGCCGATCTCCTCCCACATCTTCCAGGTCAAGGTCGGCGGCGATGTCGCCGTGCTCAAGGGGATGATGAAACATCTCCTCGCCGCCGACCGCGCCGCTCAGGCGGCCGGCGCGGCGCCGGTGCTGGACTGGGATTTCATCCATGGCCACAGCACCGGCATCGAGGCGCTGATCGCCGATCTCGACGCCACGTCGTGGGAGGTCATCACCGCCAAGAGCGGCCTGTCGCGCGCCGACATTGAAAGCGCGGGCGCGGCCTATGCCAAGGCCGAGCGCGCCATTCTCGTCTATGGCATGGGCATCACCCAGCACCGCCACGGCACGCAGAATGTGCAGCAGATCGCCAATCTCGCTTTGCTGCGCGGCCATGTCGGGCGCGAGGGCAGCGGCATCTGCCCGGTGCGCGGCCATTCCAATGTGCAGGGCGACCGCACGGTCGGCATCACCGAGGTGCCCTCGACCGACTTCCTCGACCGGCTGCAGGCGCGCTACGGCTTCGCCCCGCCGCGCGCGCATGGCCATAACGTCGTTATGGCGCTGGAGGCGATGCTGCGCGGCGAGGTGCGCGTGTTCATCGGCCTCGGCGGCAATTTCGCCGCCGCGATTCCCGATCTCGCGCGCACGCAGGAGGCGCTGCGGCGGCTCGACCTCACCGTCCACATCGCCACCAAGCTCAACCGCAGCCATCTCGTCCATGGCCGCGAGGCGCTGATCCTGCCCTGCCTCGGCCGCACCGAGCAGGACATGCAGGCCACCGGCCCGCAGGCGGTGACGGTGGAGGATTCCATGTCCATGGTCCATGCCTCCACCGGCCACAACCCGCCCGCCTCGCCCTATCTGAAAAGCGAGCCCGCCATCATCGCCGGCATGGCGCGGGCGACGCTGGGCAGCAGGGTCGCGATCGACTGGGAGGGGCTCGTCGGCGATTACGCGCGGATCCGCACGGAGATCGAGGCGATCTTCCCGATCTTCCAGGGCTACAACACGCGGATCGAGGCGCCGGGCGGCTTCCATCTCACCTCGCTCGCCCGCGAGCGCATCTGGGCGACGCCGAGCGGCAAGGCGCAGTTCCTCGTCTGCGAGGGGCTGTGCGAAGACCCGGCCGTGACCCACCCCGACGCGCTGTGGCTGTCCACCATGCGCAGCCACGACCAGTACAACACCACGCTCTATTCGCTCTCCGACCGCTATCGCGGCGTCTATGGCCAGCGCGACGTGCTGTTCCTCAACCGCGACGAGATCGCCCGCCGGGGCCTCAAGGATGGCGACCGGGTCGACATCGCGACCCTCTCCGCGGACGGGGTGGAGCGCGCCCTGCGCGGCTTCCGCCTCATTGCCTACGATTTCCCGGCCGGCAGCTGCGCCGCCTACTACCCCGAGACCAACCCCCTCGTTCCGCTCTACGCGCACGATCCCCAGAGCTTCACGCCGTCGTCCAAGGGCGTGCCGGTGCGGATCGCCCGATCAACCCTTCAGCCGGGAGCCCAGTGA
- a CDS encoding SDR family NAD(P)-dependent oxidoreductase, with protein sequence MKIDLAGKTALVTGSTEGIGFAIARGLQDAGARVVINGRTPERVAAALARLGGEARGQAIDLATAEGARALVAAEPSFDIVVNNLGIFQPSDFFDTDDAVWERHWQVNVMSGVRLARAYLPGMAARGWGRMLFLGSESAFNIPVEMIHYGVSKTADVALARGLAKRMAGTGVTVNSLLPGPTLSEGVAQMLAAETATGQTLEEAGAAFVKAHRPSSLLGRPATVEEVANFAVYLASPLSSATTGAALRVDGGTIDFIS encoded by the coding sequence ATGAAGATCGACCTTGCCGGCAAGACCGCCCTCGTTACCGGCTCCACCGAGGGCATCGGCTTCGCCATCGCCCGGGGCCTTCAGGACGCGGGAGCGCGCGTCGTCATCAATGGCCGCACCCCGGAGAGGGTCGCGGCGGCGCTCGCCCGTCTCGGCGGGGAGGCGCGGGGGCAGGCGATCGACCTCGCCACCGCCGAGGGGGCGCGGGCGCTGGTGGCGGCGGAGCCGTCCTTCGACATCGTCGTGAACAATCTCGGCATCTTCCAGCCGTCCGACTTCTTCGACACCGACGACGCGGTGTGGGAACGGCACTGGCAGGTCAATGTGATGAGCGGCGTGCGGCTCGCCCGCGCCTATCTACCCGGCATGGCCGCGCGGGGCTGGGGGCGGATGCTGTTCCTCGGCTCGGAATCCGCCTTCAACATTCCCGTCGAGATGATCCATTACGGGGTGAGCAAGACCGCCGATGTCGCGCTCGCGCGCGGCCTTGCCAAGCGCATGGCGGGCACCGGGGTCACGGTGAACTCGCTTCTGCCCGGTCCGACGCTCTCGGAAGGCGTGGCACAGATGCTCGCCGCCGAGACCGCGACCGGCCAGACGCTGGAAGAGGCCGGGGCGGCCTTCGTCAAGGCGCACCGCCCCTCCTCGCTGCTCGGCCGCCCGGCGACGGTGGAGGAGGTGGCCAATTTCGCCGTCTATCTCGCCTCTCCGCTGTCCTCGGCAACGACAGGCGCGGCGCTGCGCGTCGATGGCGGCACCATCGACTTCATCAGCTGA
- a CDS encoding FAD binding domain-containing protein, producing the protein MNPRILIIGGSMGGLFAAVLLARAGFDVQVRERSRHGLEGRGAGLVAQREVFDMLREIGVEHVARVGVTAPERIYLDRYDRIIHRQHMPQTQLSWDVLWRSFRAQVPAERYRIDARAVAVNPVPAGARVRYEDGTEEEADLVIGADGIGSRVRAAVSGPSAQPAYVGYATWRGLVPEADMPAVAARQLFERFAFCDAPGSHILGYLVPGADGATGVGHRRYNWVWYRRYTPEELGEVLTDRDGVRRPFSLAPGRVRPERVAALRAQAQELLPPSFAAAVATEPEPFIHAIFDYAPDHMMQGRVALMGDAAFVARPHTAMGVAKAAGDAFALRDALRQHADLDAALAAYARVRVPAGQAIVAYGQRLGRNLALNAD; encoded by the coding sequence ATGAACCCTCGCATCCTCATCATTGGCGGGTCGATGGGCGGCCTGTTTGCCGCCGTTCTCCTCGCCCGCGCCGGCTTCGACGTGCAGGTGCGCGAGCGCTCGCGCCATGGCCTCGAAGGGCGCGGGGCCGGTCTGGTGGCGCAGCGCGAGGTGTTCGACATGCTGCGGGAGATTGGCGTCGAGCATGTCGCCCGTGTCGGCGTCACCGCGCCGGAGCGCATCTATCTCGACCGCTATGACCGCATCATCCACCGCCAGCACATGCCGCAGACGCAGCTTTCCTGGGATGTGCTGTGGCGCAGCTTCCGCGCGCAGGTGCCGGCGGAGCGCTACCGCATCGACGCCCGCGCCGTCGCGGTGAACCCGGTGCCCGCCGGGGCGCGCGTGCGCTATGAGGACGGCACCGAGGAGGAGGCGGACCTCGTCATCGGCGCCGACGGTATCGGCTCGCGGGTCCGCGCCGCCGTCTCCGGCCCATCGGCGCAGCCGGCCTATGTCGGCTACGCCACCTGGCGCGGGCTGGTGCCGGAAGCGGACATGCCGGCGGTCGCGGCGCGCCAGCTGTTCGAGCGCTTTGCCTTCTGCGATGCGCCGGGCTCGCACATATTGGGCTATCTCGTCCCCGGCGCCGACGGCGCCACCGGGGTCGGGCACCGGCGCTACAACTGGGTCTGGTATCGCCGCTACACGCCGGAAGAACTGGGCGAGGTGCTCACCGACCGAGACGGCGTGCGACGGCCCTTCTCGCTTGCCCCCGGGCGTGTCCGGCCCGAACGCGTGGCGGCGCTCAGGGCGCAGGCGCAGGAGCTGCTCCCGCCCTCCTTCGCGGCGGCGGTGGCGACAGAGCCGGAGCCCTTCATCCACGCCATTTTCGACTATGCGCCGGACCATATGATGCAGGGCCGGGTCGCGCTGATGGGCGATGCCGCCTTCGTCGCCCGGCCCCACACGGCGATGGGCGTCGCCAAGGCGGCGGGGGACGCCTTCGCCCTGCGCGACGCGCTGCGCCAGCATGCCGATCTCGATGCCGCGCTCGCCGCCTATGCGCGGGTCCGCGTGCCGGCCGGGCAGGCGATCGTCGCCTATGGCCAGCGGCTCGGCCGCAACCTCGCGCTCAACGCTGACTGA
- a CDS encoding MgtC/SapB family protein, giving the protein MDEMDIFRRLALAIAIGALVGVERHWRERDEDEGARTAGIRTFTLIGMLGGVAGLLERLLAPAGAKSGAVLVGFLVTLTAVIALFQYREGVAENRFSATAVVAAMLTFALGALALLGDMTLASAGGVVLAVILASRDMLHRAIKRLRWAELRSALILLALAFVLRPIVPAEPIGPFGGVSPARILAMAIVLAAISFCGYIAVRLFGATRGELLAGTIGGLISSTATTITNARRSRESPAVGALAAGAVSAGGVSLVRTALLVSALLPALADRLLLPLAAGAAVMFAAALLLIRRAEPGAPPAQRPEPGNPFDLLAVFKMALLLVAVAFAARVASEIWGTGGLYAAAALSGLADVDAVTVTVAGMLPTLDASVAARALGLAVIANMLAKTAYAGLFGKRRFALTLAGASFLALMAAGGAALLR; this is encoded by the coding sequence ATGGATGAGATGGACATCTTCCGACGCCTGGCGCTGGCGATCGCCATCGGCGCGCTGGTGGGGGTGGAGCGCCACTGGCGCGAGCGCGACGAGGATGAGGGCGCCCGCACCGCCGGCATCCGCACCTTCACGCTCATCGGCATGCTGGGCGGCGTCGCCGGCCTGCTGGAACGGCTGCTCGCCCCCGCCGGGGCGAAGTCGGGCGCGGTGCTGGTCGGCTTCCTCGTCACGCTCACCGCCGTCATCGCCCTGTTCCAGTACCGCGAGGGCGTAGCGGAGAACCGTTTCAGCGCGACTGCCGTGGTCGCGGCGATGCTGACCTTCGCGCTCGGCGCGCTGGCGCTGCTCGGCGACATGACGCTGGCTTCGGCCGGCGGGGTGGTGCTGGCGGTGATCCTCGCCAGCCGCGACATGCTGCACCGGGCGATCAAGCGCCTGCGCTGGGCGGAGCTGCGCTCGGCGCTGATCCTGCTGGCGCTCGCCTTCGTGCTGCGGCCCATCGTGCCGGCGGAGCCGATCGGCCCGTTCGGCGGGGTGTCGCCGGCGCGCATTCTCGCCATGGCCATCGTGCTGGCGGCGATTTCCTTCTGCGGCTACATCGCGGTCCGCCTGTTCGGTGCCACGCGCGGCGAACTGCTCGCCGGCACCATTGGCGGGCTCATCTCCTCCACCGCCACCACCATCACCAATGCCCGCCGCTCGCGCGAAAGCCCCGCCGTCGGGGCACTGGCCGCCGGGGCGGTGAGCGCGGGCGGGGTCTCGCTTGTACGCACCGCGCTGCTGGTGTCGGCGCTGCTTCCCGCGCTGGCGGACCGCCTGTTGCTGCCGCTGGCGGCCGGCGCGGCGGTGATGTTCGCCGCCGCGCTGCTGCTGATCCGCCGGGCCGAGCCCGGCGCGCCGCCGGCACAGCGGCCGGAGCCGGGCAATCCCTTCGATCTCCTCGCCGTGTTCAAGATGGCGCTGCTGCTGGTGGCGGTGGCCTTCGCCGCCCGGGTGGCGAGCGAGATCTGGGGCACGGGCGGGCTTTATGCCGCCGCCGCCCTGTCCGGCCTCGCCGATGTCGACGCGGTGACGGTGACGGTGGCCGGGATGCTGCCGACGCTCGACGCCAGCGTGGCGGCGCGGGCGCTCGGCCTCGCCGTCATCGCCAACATGCTGGCGAAGACGGCCTATGCCGGCCTGTTCGGCAAGCGGCGCTTCGCCCTCACGCTGGCCGGCGCCAGCTTCCTCGCCCTCATGGCCGCGGGAGGCGCGGCGCTGCTGCGGTGA
- the poxB gene encoding ubiquinone-dependent pyruvate dehydrogenase — translation MSRNIAELMIETLEQAGVARIYGVVGDSLNGMTEALRDSDRITWVHVRHEEAAAFAAAGEAQITGKLAVCAGSCGPGNLHLINGLYDAQRSRTPVLAIAAQIPSSEIGGGYFQETHPQNLFRECSVYCEMVSDPSQMPYVLENAIRAAVGARGVAVIVVPGDVALRAAPARAISPPAGLLPPTPVVTPAVSEIEAFADLLNGASRVTLFCGRGCAGAHAELMALAEAVKSPIVHALGGKEYVEYDNPYDVGMTGFIGFASGYEAMHACDLLVLLGTDFPYKQFLPTGVKTVQVDIRAAQLGRRCTLDLGLVGDVRATLAAVLPLLRAKTDRAHLDDALARYKRAREGLDALAVGTPGRKPIHPQYLAKVVSDLATEDAAFTFDVGTPTIWAARYLAMNGKRRLVGSLVHGSMANAMPQAIGIQAAQPGRQVVSLSGDGGFAMLMGDLLTLVQEKLPVKIVIFNNGVLGFVAMEMKAAGFVGLGTDLENPDFAAMARAIGLMAVRVEDPGDLPGAVRQVFDHDGPALLDVVTAKQELSMPPTIGIKEATGFGLWLLRAVMSGRGDEVIDLARQNLLPR, via the coding sequence ATGTCACGAAACATCGCAGAACTCATGATCGAAACCCTGGAACAGGCGGGCGTCGCGCGCATCTACGGCGTCGTCGGCGACAGCCTGAACGGAATGACGGAAGCCCTGCGCGACAGCGACCGCATCACATGGGTGCATGTCCGCCACGAAGAGGCGGCCGCCTTCGCCGCCGCGGGCGAAGCGCAGATCACCGGCAAGCTCGCCGTCTGCGCCGGCTCCTGCGGGCCGGGCAATCTGCACCTGATCAACGGCCTGTACGATGCCCAGCGCAGCCGCACGCCCGTGCTCGCCATCGCCGCGCAGATCCCCTCCTCGGAAATCGGCGGCGGCTATTTTCAGGAGACACACCCGCAGAACCTGTTCCGCGAATGCAGCGTCTATTGCGAGATGGTCTCCGACCCCTCGCAGATGCCCTATGTGCTGGAAAACGCCATCCGCGCGGCGGTGGGCGCGCGCGGCGTCGCCGTCATCGTGGTGCCCGGCGACGTGGCGCTGCGCGCGGCACCGGCGCGGGCGATCTCGCCGCCCGCCGGCCTGCTGCCCCCCACCCCGGTGGTGACGCCCGCCGTCTCCGAGATCGAGGCCTTCGCCGATCTGCTCAACGGCGCCAGCCGCGTGACGCTGTTCTGCGGGCGCGGCTGCGCCGGCGCCCATGCCGAACTGATGGCGCTGGCCGAGGCGGTCAAGAGCCCGATCGTGCATGCGCTGGGCGGCAAGGAATATGTCGAATACGACAACCCCTATGATGTCGGCATGACCGGCTTCATCGGCTTCGCCTCCGGCTATGAGGCGATGCATGCCTGCGACCTGCTGGTGCTGCTGGGCACGGATTTCCCCTACAAGCAGTTTCTGCCGACGGGCGTGAAGACCGTGCAGGTCGACATCCGCGCCGCGCAGCTCGGCCGGCGCTGCACGCTCGATCTCGGCCTCGTCGGCGATGTGCGGGCGACGCTCGCGGCCGTGCTGCCGCTGCTGCGAGCCAAGACAGACCGGGCGCATCTCGACGACGCGCTGGCGCGCTACAAGCGGGCGCGCGAGGGGCTCGATGCCCTCGCGGTGGGCACGCCCGGCCGCAAGCCGATCCACCCGCAATATCTCGCCAAGGTGGTGAGCGACCTCGCCACGGAGGACGCCGCCTTCACCTTCGATGTCGGCACGCCGACCATCTGGGCGGCGCGCTACCTCGCCATGAACGGCAAGCGCCGGCTGGTCGGCTCGCTGGTGCATGGCTCGATGGCCAATGCCATGCCGCAGGCCATCGGCATCCAGGCGGCGCAGCCGGGCCGGCAGGTGGTCTCGCTCTCCGGCGATGGCGGCTTCGCCATGCTGATGGGCGATCTCCTCACGCTGGTGCAGGAGAAGCTGCCGGTGAAGATCGTGATCTTCAACAATGGCGTGCTCGGCTTCGTGGCGATGGAGATGAAGGCCGCCGGCTTCGTCGGGCTCGGCACGGATCTTGAGAACCCCGATTTCGCCGCCATGGCCCGCGCCATCGGGCTGATGGCGGTGCGGGTGGAAGACCCCGGCGACCTGCCCGGCGCGGTGCGGCAGGTGTTCGACCATGACGGCCCGGCCTTGCTCGACGTGGTCACCGCCAAGCAGGAACTGTCCATGCCGCCGACCATCGGCATCAAGGAGGCCACCGGCTTCGGCCTCTGGCTGCTCCGCGCGGTGATGAGCGGGCGCGGCGACGAGGTGATCGACCTCGCCCGGCAGAACCTGCTGCCGCGCTGA
- a CDS encoding cytochrome ubiquinol oxidase subunit I has protein sequence MDAVAFARLQFAFTVGFHILWPTLTIGLAWFVTCLSALWWRTGKPVYRQLMRFWMRIFALGFGMGVVTGIVLSYEIGTNWAGFSRSASNVLGPLFLYETLTAFFLEAGFIGIMLFGEGRVSKGAHVFASLMVSVGALFSATWIIAANSWMQTPAGAVADADGIFHVVNWWDVVFTASFPYRLAHMVCASFLTVSFVVAGVSAFHLWRGRQVAASRTAFSMALWMALVLAPTQIALGDLHGRNTLEHQPTKLAAMEGLWETTKGPAMTLIAWPDMAAQKNLYALDIPHLASLYLTHSWDGEVQGLKAVPPADQPNVPVVFFAFRIMAGIGMVLLATALTGLVLRLRHRLFETRWFLGLAMATTPLGFIAVIAGWTVTEAGRQPWVIYGQLRTADAVAPVSAGAVGASLIGFFLLYNVLMLTFLWFAGRAAIAGPTDLPVPVEIHPGLDGTNSGGRAALPPAPDAPPLPGAPHAAGA, from the coding sequence ATGGACGCCGTCGCTTTCGCCCGCCTGCAATTCGCCTTCACCGTCGGCTTCCACATTCTGTGGCCGACCCTGACCATCGGCCTCGCCTGGTTCGTCACCTGCCTCAGCGCCCTGTGGTGGCGCACGGGCAAGCCGGTGTACCGCCAGCTCATGCGCTTCTGGATGCGCATCTTCGCCCTCGGCTTCGGCATGGGCGTCGTCACCGGCATCGTGCTCAGCTATGAGATCGGCACCAACTGGGCCGGCTTCTCGCGCTCGGCCTCCAATGTGCTCGGCCCGCTGTTCCTCTACGAGACGCTGACCGCGTTCTTCCTGGAGGCCGGCTTCATCGGCATCATGCTGTTCGGCGAGGGGCGGGTGTCGAAGGGCGCCCATGTCTTCGCCAGCCTGATGGTGTCGGTCGGCGCGCTGTTCAGCGCCACCTGGATCATCGCCGCCAATAGCTGGATGCAGACCCCGGCCGGCGCCGTGGCCGATGCCGATGGCATCTTCCATGTGGTGAACTGGTGGGACGTGGTGTTCACCGCCTCCTTCCCCTACCGGCTGGCGCATATGGTGTGCGCGAGCTTCCTCACCGTCTCCTTCGTCGTCGCCGGTGTCTCGGCCTTCCACCTCTGGCGCGGGCGGCAGGTCGCGGCCTCGCGCACCGCCTTCTCCATGGCGCTGTGGATGGCGCTCGTCCTCGCCCCGACGCAGATCGCGCTCGGCGACCTGCACGGGCGCAACACGCTGGAGCACCAGCCGACCAAGCTCGCCGCGATGGAAGGTCTGTGGGAGACCACGAAGGGCCCGGCGATGACACTGATCGCCTGGCCGGACATGGCGGCGCAGAAGAACCTCTACGCGCTCGACATCCCCCATCTCGCCAGCCTCTACCTCACCCATAGCTGGGACGGCGAGGTGCAAGGGTTGAAGGCGGTGCCGCCGGCCGACCAGCCCAATGTGCCCGTCGTGTTCTTCGCCTTCCGCATCATGGCCGGCATCGGCATGGTGCTGCTCGCCACCGCCTTGACCGGGCTCGTGCTGCGCCTGCGCCACCGCCTGTTCGAAACGCGCTGGTTCCTCGGGCTGGCGATGGCGACCACGCCGCTCGGCTTTATCGCCGTCATTGCCGGCTGGACGGTGACGGAGGCCGGCCGGCAGCCCTGGGTCATCTATGGCCAGCTGCGGACGGCGGATGCGGTCGCCCCGGTGAGCGCCGGCGCGGTGGGGGCGAGCCTCATTGGCTTCTTCCTCCTCTACAATGTGCTGATGCTGACCTTCCTCTGGTTCGCCGGCCGCGCCGCCATCGCCGGGCCGACCGACTTGCCGGTGCCGGTCGAGATACATCCCGGCCTGGACGGCACCAACAGCGGCGGCCGCGCCGCCCTTCCCCCTGCCCCCGATGCGCCGCCCCTGCCGGGCGCGCCCCATGCTGCGGGAGCCTGA
- the cydB gene encoding cytochrome d ubiquinol oxidase subunit II, with product MIALLTAHIALVFAALAVFCVVVYVLADGLDLGVGILFLAAPRDADRDVMMASIEPVWDGNETWLVAGGTLLLAAFPAGYYILLPAFYLPIVTMLFALILRGVAFGFRLQATRFRFIWDFAFAGGSILAALCQGLILGGLIDGVPVADGMFAGGPFSFLSLLGLLCGIGLVGGYALIGAGWLILKTQGRTQIFAREIAHAALILVAVMMLVVSGWSALTVPDVAARWFSLPNILLLAPVPLVTLAVIVALWRGIWTGAEMRTFALALVLFALGLIGLVVSLWPYVVPRAVTVWDGLADPQSLTFISFGLAVVLPVVLAYQAHAYWVFRGKTLTEHGAYDAPAGTHQPESLS from the coding sequence ATGATCGCCCTTCTCACCGCGCATATCGCGCTCGTCTTCGCCGCGCTCGCCGTGTTCTGCGTCGTGGTCTATGTGCTGGCCGACGGCCTCGACCTCGGTGTCGGCATCCTGTTCCTCGCCGCGCCGCGCGACGCGGACCGCGACGTGATGATGGCCAGCATCGAACCCGTCTGGGACGGCAACGAGACCTGGCTGGTGGCCGGCGGCACGCTGCTGCTCGCCGCCTTCCCCGCCGGCTACTACATCCTGCTGCCGGCCTTCTACCTGCCCATCGTCACCATGCTGTTCGCGCTGATCCTGCGCGGCGTCGCCTTCGGCTTCCGCCTGCAGGCGACACGGTTCCGCTTCATCTGGGACTTCGCCTTCGCCGGCGGTTCCATCCTCGCCGCGCTGTGCCAAGGGCTGATCCTCGGCGGGCTGATCGACGGCGTGCCGGTGGCGGACGGCATGTTCGCCGGGGGACCGTTCAGCTTCCTCAGCCTGCTCGGCCTGCTCTGCGGCATCGGCCTCGTCGGCGGCTATGCGCTGATCGGCGCCGGCTGGCTGATCCTGAAGACGCAGGGCCGCACCCAGATCTTCGCCCGCGAGATCGCCCATGCCGCGCTGATCCTCGTCGCGGTGATGATGCTGGTGGTCAGCGGCTGGAGCGCGCTCACCGTGCCGGACGTGGCGGCGCGCTGGTTCAGCCTGCCCAATATCCTGCTGCTGGCGCCGGTGCCGCTGGTGACGCTGGCGGTCATCGTCGCGCTCTGGCGCGGCATCTGGACCGGAGCGGAGATGCGCACCTTCGCCCTCGCGCTGGTTTTGTTCGCCCTCGGCCTCATCGGGCTGGTGGTGAGCCTGTGGCCCTATGTCGTGCCGCGCGCCGTCACCGTGTGGGACGGGCTTGCCGACCCGCAATCCCTGACCTTCATCAGCTTCGGCCTTGCCGTCGTCCTACCGGTCGTCCTCGCCTACCAGGCGCATGCCTACTGGGTGTTCCGGGGCAAGACCCTGACGGAGCACGGCGCCTATGACGCCCCGGCCGGGACGCATCAGCCCGAAAGCCTTTCGTGA